A single Thunnus thynnus chromosome 6, fThuThy2.1, whole genome shotgun sequence DNA region contains:
- the sypb gene encoding synaptophysin b, with the protein MDVVNQLVAQGQFTIIKQPLGFIKVLQWIFAIFAFSTCGSYSGMFKLSVECKNRSESDLGIEVEFEYPFRLHQVYFDAPSCKGGNPERLFLVGDYSSSAEFFVTIGVFSFLYSMAALSVYCFVLEKYRENSKGAQIDFVVTAVFAFMWLVSSCAWAKGLSDVKTNTDPEKVISYISACDEQENRCHEVYDPKVSGLNTSVAFGFINLILWIGNLWFVFKETGWMAAFAGTYVPSQEKQPAPDSFAQGGYGEQDPYAGSQGGYQPDYGQQGGYEDGGYNQGYEQQPTSYSNQM; encoded by the exons ATGGATGTTGTAAACCAG TTGGTGGCCCAAGGGCAGTTCACAATAATCAAACAACCGCTGGGATTTATTAAAGTTCTACAATGG ATCTTTGCAATCTTCGCCTTCTCAACATGTGGCAGTTACTCTGGCATGTTCAAGCTGAGCGTGGAGTGTAAAAACCGGTCGGAGAGTGACCTAGGCATAGAAGTAGAATTTGAATATCCATTCAG GCTCCATCAGGTGTACTTTGATGCCCCCTCCTGTAAGGGAGGGAACCCCGAGCGTCTATTCCTGGTCGGGGACTACTCTTCCTCAGCTGAGTTCTTTGTCACCATCGGTGTCTTTTCCTTCCTCTACTCTATGGCAGCCCTCTCTGTATACTGTTTCGTACTGGAGAAATACCGTGAAAACAGCAAGGGGGCCCAGATC GACTTTGTTGTGACAGCGGTGTTCGCCTTCATGTGGCTGGTGTCCTCGTGTGCTTGGGCTAAGGGTCTGTcagatgtgaaaacaaacacagatccaGAAAAGGTCATCTCCTACATCTCAGCCTGTGATGAACAAGAGAATCGCTGCCATGAAGTTTACGACCCCAAAGTCTCTGGCCTCAACACCTCTGTG GCTTTTGGCTTCATCAACCTGATCCTGTGGATAGGAAACCTGTGGTTCGTGTTCAAGGAGACCGGCTGGATGGCTGCCTTCGCTGGAACATACGTCCCATCACAAGAAAAGCAGCCTGCTCCTGATTCCTTTGCCCAGGGTGGCTACGGTGAGCAGGACCCCTATGCCGGTTCCCAGGGAGGGTACCAACCCGACTACGGCCAGCAGGGAGGCTACGAGGATGGAGGCTACAACCAGGGCTATGAGCAGCAGCCCACTTCCTACTCTAATCAAATGTGA
- the plp2b gene encoding proteolipid protein 2b: MADTSASSSGGNCLERLKSYVKTQKGFILAAEILVSFIVIICYAASLYGGYSAVAICEMIFAMVFFGIFMMDLDKQFQLVNWTWSDLFRAGIGALLYLITSLVCVIGGAGDSPRIAGGVFGLIAGLLFAYDTYTIFLQIKSTRQHTAASTDDRV; the protein is encoded by the exons ATGGCTGATACAAGTGCATCCAGCTCCGGTGGAAACTGCCTGGAGAGGCTGAAAAGTTACGTGAAGACCCAGAAAGGGTTTATCCTCGCAGCAGAAATA CTCGtcagttttattgtcatcatCTGCTACGCTGCATCTCTATATGGAGGTTACTCCGCTGTGGCCATCTGTGAGATGATCTTCGCCATGGTCTTCTTCGGCATCTTCATGATGGACCTGGACAAGCAGTTTCAGCTGGTCAACTGGACCTGGAGT GATCTTTTCCGTGCCGGTATTGGTGCTCTCCTTTACCTCATCACTTCTCTGGTCTGTGTGATTGGAGGAGCTGGGGACAGCCCTCGTATTGCAGGCGGG GTGTTTGGTTTGATTGCTGGTCTGCTGTTTGCTTACGACACCTACACCATCTTCTTGCAAATCAAGAGCACCAGGCAGCACACAGCAGCCTCCACCG